One window from the genome of Malus domestica chromosome 01, GDT2T_hap1 encodes:
- the LOC103428006 gene encoding DNA polymerase delta catalytic subunit-like → MNKGISRKRPTPPQQAANPSKQQATSPEDEFVDEDEDVFLDETLFETEDDLVLRDIEQRQSLASRLTKWARPPPSHAYTSASRSVVFQQLEIDYVIGESHRELLPNWSGSAAIIRIFGVTKEGHSVCCHVHGFEPYFYINCFPVMGPDDISRFHQILEGRMGEVNRNSKVPKFIRRIEMVQKRSIMYYQQQDSEPFLKIVVALPTMVASCRGILEKGILIDGLGMKKFMTYDSNVLFALRFMIDCNIVGGNWIEVPAGRYKTTKPLSYCQLEFHCLYSDLISHTPEGEFSKMAPFRILSFDIECAGRKGHFPEPTHDPVIQVANLVTMQGENQPFIRNIMTLKSCAPIVGVDVMSFDTEREVLLAWRDLLREVDPDVIIGYNICKFDLPYLIERAETLGIAEFPILGRIKNSRVRVKDTTFSSRQHGTRESKEVTVEGRVQFDLLQAMQRDYKLSSYSLNSVSAHFLSEQKEDVHHSIISDLQNGNAETRRRLAVYCLKDAYLPQRLLDKLMYIYNYVEMARVTGVPMSFLLSRGQSIKVLSQLLRKAKQKNLLIPYVKKAGSEQGTYEGATVLEAKAGFYEKPIATLDFASLYPSIMMAYNLCYCTLVTPEDVRKLNIPPECVNKTPSGETFVKSNLQKGILPEILEELLAARKRAKADLKEAKDPLEKAVLDGRQLALKVSANSVYGFTGATVGQLPCLEISSSVTSYGRQMIEHTKNLVNDKFTTLKGYEHNAEVIYGDTDSVMVQFGVPTVEAAMDLGREAAEYISGTFIKPIKLEFEKVYHPYLLISKKRYAGLLWTNPGKFDKMDTKGIETVRRDNCLLVKNLVNECLHKILIDRDIPGAVQYVKNTISDLLMNRMDLSLLVITKGLTKTGDDYGVKAAHVELAERMRKRDAATAPNVGDRVPYVIIKAAKGAKAYEKSEDPIYVLENNIPIDPQYYLENQISKPLLRLFEPILKNASKELLHGSHTRSISISTPANSGIMRFAKKQLTCVGCKALLSKSDHTLCSHCKGREAELYCKTVAHVSELETLFGRLWTQCQECQGSLHQDVLCTSRDCPIFYRRKKAQKDMAEAKVQLDRWSF, encoded by the exons ATGAACAAAGGCATAAGCAGAAAACGGCCAACGCCGCCACAACAGGCGGCGAACCCATCCAAGCAGCAGGCCACGTCCCCAGAAGACGAATTCGTGGACGAGGACGAGGACGTCTTCCTCGACGAAACCCTTTTCGAGACTGAAGACGACCTTGTTCTCCGCGACATCGAGCAGCGCCAGTCCCTAGCTTCCCGCCTTACCAAGTGGGCCCGCCCGCCTCCCTCCCATGCCTACACTTCCGCTTCCCGAAGCGTCG TCTTTcagcaattggagattgattaTGTAATTGGAGAGAGCCATAGAGAATTGCTGCCTAATTGGTCCGGGTCTGCTGCCATTATCCGAATTTTTGGGGTTACAAAGGAAG GACATagtgtttgctgccatgttcATGGATTTGAGCCATATTTCTATATCAACTGTTTCCCCGTTATGGGCCCTGACGATATTTCCAGGTTTCATCAAATTCTTGAG GGGAGGATGGGAGAGGTCAACAGGAACAGCAAGGTACCAAAATTCATTCGCCGTATTGAAATGGTGCAGAAGAGGAGTATCATGTATTACCAGCAGCAGGATTCTGAACCCTTTCTCAAAATCGTTGTTGCTTTGCCAACAATGGTGGCCAGCTGCCGGG GCATTCTTGAAAAAGGCATACTAATTGATGGCCTTGGTATGAAGAAATTCATGACATATGATAGCAATGTTCTTTTTGCTCTTCGTTTCATGATTGATTGCAACATAGTTGGTGGAAATTGGATTGAGGTCCCTGCTGGAAGATATAAGACAACTAAGCCCTTGTCGTACTGCCAGTTAGAGTTCCATTGCCT ATATTCGGACTTGATCAGCCATACTCCAGAAGGGGAATTTTCGAAGATGGCTCCATTTCGCATATTGAGCTTTGATATTGAGTGTGCTGGTCGTAAAGGTCATTTTCCTGAGCCTACCCATGATCCTGTTATCCAG gtggccaacttagttaCTATGCAGGGAGAGAATCAACCTTTTATTCGGAACATCATGACTCTTAAGTCGTGTGCTCCAATAGTTGGTGTTGATGTGATGTCTTTCGATACAGAAAGGGAAGTCTTGCTGGCTTGGAGG GATTTACTCCGCGAGGTGGATCCAGATGTCATAATTGGATATAACatctgtaaatttgatttgccatatctcattgAG AGAGCTGAGACGTTGGGAATTGCTGAATTTCCGATACTTGGCCGCATAAAAAACAGCAGGGTTCGGGTCAAAGACACTACTTTTTCTTCAAG GCAGCATGGAACCAGGGAAAGTAAAGAAGTAACAGTTGAAGGGAGGGTTCAATTTGATTTACTCCAG GCTATGCAACGAGATTACAAATTAAGTTCTTATTCATTGAATTCTGTCTCAGCACACTTTCTTTCTGAGCAG AAAGAGGATGTCCACCATTCAATTATATCTGATCTTCAGAACGGGAATGCGGAAACTAGGAGGCGACTTGCTGTGTATTGTCTGAAA GATGCTTACCTCCCACAAAGGCTTTTGGACAAACTGATGTATATTTACAATTATGTAGAGATGGCTAGAGTGACAGGTGTTCCAATGTCATTTCTTCTTTCCAGAGGACAGAGCATCAAG GTCCTTTCGCAGCTTCTTAGGAAGGCAAAGCAAAAGAACCTGCTTATTCCATATGTTAAAAAGGCTGGATCAGAGCAAGGAACGTATGAAGGTGCCACT GTTTTGGAAGCGAAGGCAGGATTCTATGAAAAGCCAATTGCCACTTTGGATTTTGCATCTTTATATCCATCAATCATGATGGCCTATAATCTATGCTATTGCACTTTG GTGACACCTGAAGATGTTCGCAAACTCAATATCCCTCCAGAATGTGTCAACAAAACTCCATCTGGAGAAACATTTGTTAAATCCAATTTGCAGAAG GGAATACTTCCTGAAATTCTTGAAGAATTATTAGCTGCTCGGAAGAGAGCAAAAGCGGATTTGAAG GAAGCAAAAGATCCACTTGAGAAGGCAGTGCTTGATGGTCGACAATTGGCCTTAAAG GTAAGTGCCAATTCCGTATATGGGTTTACTGGAGCTACTGTTGGCCAGTTACCATGTTTAGAGATATCATCAAGTGTCACCAGCTATG GTCGACAGATGATTGAGCACACAAAGAACCTTGTAAATGACAAATTTACCACACTTAAAGGCTATGAACACAATGCTGAG GTTATATACGGGGACACAGACTCAGTTATGGTGCAATTTGGGGTTCCCACAGTTGAAGCAGCAATGGACTTGGGGAGAGAAGCTGCTGAATACATAAGTGGAACTTTCATAAAA CCTATCAAACTTGAATTTGAGAAGGTTTATCATCCATATCTTCTGATTAGCAAGAAGAGATATGCTGGTTTATTGTGGACAAATCCTGGCAAGTTTGACAAAATGGACACTAAAG GAATCGAAACCGTAAGAAGAGACAATTGCTTATTGGTCAAAAACCTGGTAAATGAATGCCTGCACAAAATACTGATTGATAGAGATATTCCTGGGGCAGTCCAGTATGTCAAGAATACCATCTCAGATCTTCTCATGAATCGCATGGATTTGTCTCTTTTGGTTATCACTAAG GGTCTTACAAAAACGGGGGATGATTATGGAGTAAAGGCAGCTCATGTTGAACTTGCTGAACGTATGCGCAAG CGAGATGCTGCCACTGCTCCAAATGTTGGGGATCGGGTGCCTTATGTCATTATTAAAGCTGCAAAAGGTGCCAAG GCTTACGAGAAGTCAGAGGATCCCATCTATGTGCTTGAAAATAACATTCCCATAGATCCTCAATACTATCTTGAAAATCAAATTAGCAAG CCACTCTTAAGACTTTTTGAGCCCATCTTGAAGAATGCTAGCAAGGAACTTCTCCATGGAAGCCACACAAGATCTATTTCAATCTCCACCCCTGCAAACAGTGGAATAATGAGATTTGCAAAGAAACAACTCACATGCGTTGGCTGCAAAGCTCTACTTAG CAAGTCGGACCATACTCTTTGCTCACACTGTAAGGGAAGAGAAGCTGAACTCTATTGCAAAACAGTGGCTCATG TGTCTGAGCTAGAGACGCTTTTTGGGCGGTTATGGACACAGTGCCAAGAGTGCCAAGGCTCTCTGCATCAAGATGTGCTCTGCACAAG TCGGGACTGCCCTATATTCTATAGGAGAAAGAAGGCACAGAAAGACATGGCTGAAGCTAAAGTGCAGTTAGACCGGTGGAGCTTTTGA